From one Streptomyces sp. NBC_01478 genomic stretch:
- a CDS encoding SDR family oxidoreductase — protein MKERVGMRVAVAGGTGVVGRYVVEELAAAGQEAVVLSRSRGVDLLTGGAGLDAALDGVDAVVDVSNVTTTSARKAVAFFDTVGRHLLDAGERAGVRHHVVLSIVGIDRVGLGYYQGKLRQEDVVKEGPLPWTVLRATQFHEFAGQTLDRVPGPLAVVPRMRTQPVAAREVARHLVRLALAPAQGMAPDLAGPRVEQLVDMVRRLLRARHERRLVLPVRMPGAVGAAMTGDG, from the coding sequence GTGAAGGAGAGGGTCGGCATGCGGGTGGCGGTGGCGGGCGGTACCGGGGTGGTCGGGCGGTACGTGGTCGAGGAGCTGGCCGCGGCCGGGCAGGAAGCGGTGGTGCTGAGCCGGTCGCGGGGCGTGGATCTCCTCACCGGCGGGGCGGGGCTCGATGCCGCGCTCGACGGTGTGGACGCGGTCGTCGACGTGAGCAACGTGACCACCACGAGCGCGCGGAAGGCGGTCGCGTTCTTCGACACCGTCGGCCGCCATCTGCTGGACGCGGGCGAGCGGGCCGGCGTACGGCATCACGTGGTGCTGTCGATCGTCGGCATCGACCGGGTCGGCCTCGGCTACTACCAGGGCAAACTCCGCCAGGAGGACGTGGTGAAGGAGGGCCCGCTGCCGTGGACGGTGCTGCGCGCGACTCAGTTCCACGAGTTCGCGGGGCAGACCCTCGACCGGGTGCCGGGGCCGCTCGCGGTGGTGCCGCGGATGCGGACCCAGCCGGTCGCGGCACGTGAGGTCGCCCGGCACCTGGTGCGGCTCGCGCTGGCCCCGGCCCAGGGCATGGCCCCGGATCTCGCCGGACCGCGCGTCGAGCAACTCGTCGACATGGTGCGCCGGTTGCTGCGCGCCCGGCACGAACGGCGGCTGGTGCTGCCGGTGCGGATGCCGGGTGCGGTGGGGGCGGCGATGACGGGGGACGGGTAG
- a CDS encoding GNAT family N-acetyltransferase codes for MADWEIRPASAADVEAVAELRAEVLRADLERLGRYDARRVRQRLRDGFEPECTWVIEVGGAFAGCVALRPDADAGCHWLEHFYLDARLQGAGIGSGVLRELLERCERDGVPVVRLNVLRGSPARRLYERYGFVVEGDEVGGAEDPVDVFMVREATGSPVRRPA; via the coding sequence ATGGCGGACTGGGAGATACGGCCCGCGTCGGCGGCCGACGTCGAGGCGGTGGCCGAGCTGCGCGCGGAGGTGCTGCGCGCCGATCTGGAACGGCTCGGCCGCTACGACGCCCGGCGCGTGCGGCAGCGGCTGCGGGACGGGTTCGAGCCGGAGTGCACCTGGGTGATCGAGGTGGGCGGCGCGTTCGCCGGGTGCGTGGCGCTACGGCCGGACGCGGATGCCGGGTGTCACTGGCTGGAGCACTTCTATCTCGACGCGCGGCTGCAGGGCGCTGGGATCGGTTCCGGTGTGCTGCGGGAGCTGCTGGAGCGGTGCGAACGGGACGGCGTTCCCGTCGTACGGCTGAATGTGCTGCGGGGGTCTCCGGCCCGGCGGTTGTACGAGCGGTACGGGTTCGTCGTCGAGGGCGATGAGGTCGGCGGGGCCGAGGATCCGGTGGATGTGTTCATGGTGCGTGAGGCAACCGGATCGCCGGTGCGACGCCCGGCCTGA